ATATGGAAAAATTAATAACTTATTTTAAATTATCAAAAGCTGAATTAGGAAAAGTAATCTGGCCTTTAAAAGAGCAAGTTAGAAATGCTTATATTACGGTTTTTGTAGTTGTGAGTGTTGTTTCGTTGTTTTTGGCATTAGTGGATTTAATTATGTCATTTTCATTATCTAAGATTATAGGATAAGGAATATTATGAATAATCATAAATGGTATGCTATACAAACTTATGCTGGCAGTGAAATGGCTGTTAAAAGAGCTATAGAAAATTTAGTAAGAGATCATGGAATTCAAGAGCAACTTCTTGAGGTTATAGTTCCTACAGAAGATGTAATCGAATTTAAAAATGGTAAAGAAAAAATAAGTGAAAGAAGCTTATATTCAGGTTATGTTTTTGCTAATATTGACTTAAGCACTGAACTTTGGCATAAGATTCAATCTTTACCAAAAGTCGGTCGTTTTATTGGGGAGAGTAAAAAACCTACCCCATTAAGTGAAAAGGATATCAATCTTATTTTAGAGAAGGTGAAAAATAAAGCAGCACCTAAACCTAAAATTTCATTTGATAAAGAAGAGAGTGTAAGAATCACTGAGGGTCCTTTTGCGAATTTTACCGGTATTGTTGAAGAGTATGATATGGTAAGAGGCGTATTGAAGCTAAATGTTTCTATCTTTGGTAGATCAACTCCTGTTGAGATTTTATATTCTCAAGTTGAAAAAATAGTTTAATATAAAGCAAATAAAGGAGATAAGGTTATGGCTAAAAAAGTTGTAGGAGAAATAAAATTACAAATAGCTGCTACAAAAGCTAATCCATCGCCACCTGTTGGTCCTGCTTTGGGTCAGCAAGGTGTGAATATTATGGAATTTTGTAAAGCATTTAACGAAAGAACTAAAGATATGGCTGGTTATAATATCCCAGTTGTTATTACAGTTTATGCAGATAAAAGTTTTACTTTTATTACAAAACAACCACCAGCAACTGATTTGATAAAAAAAGCCGCTGGAATTTCTAAAGGAACTGATAATCCACTAAAAAATAAAGTTGGAAAATTAACAAAAGCACAGGTTTTAGAAATTGTGGATAAAAAAATTGCAGATATGAACACTAAAGATAGAGAGCAAGCAGCTAAAATCATCATGGGTTCTGCTCGTTCTATGGGTGTTGAAATCGTAGATTAATACTCTTTACCGCCAAGAGTTTAAAAAGGCGGTAGCACTTTATTTAAAATGCGGAGAAATTTAATGTCAAAAAATACTAAAAGATTTACTGAATTATTAAAAAAAATTGAAGCTGATAAAATATACCAAATGGATGAAGCAATAGGTGTTGTAAAAACTCTAGCTTCTGCAAAATTTGATGAAACTGTAGAAATTGCTTTAAAATTAAATGTTGATCCAAGACATGCTGATCAAATGGTAAGAGGTAGCGTTGTTTTACCTTGTGGAACAGGTAAGAAAGTTCGTGTTGCTGTTATTGCAAAAGATGCAAAAGCTGATGAAGCTAAAAATGCTGGTGCTGATATAGTAGGTAGTGATGATTTAGTAGAAGAAATTCAAAAAGGTAATATGAATTTTGATGTTTTGATCGCAACTCCTAATCTTATGGGTTTAGTGGGTAAAGTTGGTCGTATTTTAGGGCCTAAAGGCTTAATGCCAAATCCAAAAACCGGAACAGTAACTATGGATGTAGCACAAGCTGTTAATAATGCAAAAAATGGTCAAGTTAATTTTCGTGTGGATAAACAAGGAAATATACATGCAGGCTTAGGTAAAGTTAGTTTTTCTAAAGAGCAATTAAAAGAAAATATAACTGCTTTTGTTAAAGCTATAAATAAACATAAACCAGCTGCTGCAAAAGGTAGATATATTAAAAATGCTAATTTATCTTTAACTATGAGTCCTTCTATTTCTTTAGATACTCAAGAATTATTAGATACTAAATAAAATTAATGAGAGTTTTTCTCTCATTAATAAAATTTAGATAAGATAATTCTTTTATTTTATCTAAATTTTTATCTTAGATTGGAGATAGTCGAGGTCATTTGACTTAATTAGAATTAATCTACTCTGCTTGAAATCACCGGTCGGAAAGGAGTGAAAATGACTAAAAGCCAAAAAATTGAACTTGTTTCAAAACTTGAAGATGGTTTTAAAGCTAGTGAAGCTGTTATAGTTTGTAACTATAAAGGTTTAAATACTAAAAAACTAGAAGAGTTAAGAAACAATGCTAGAGAAATGGATGTTAAAGTTCAAATTATTAAAAATACTTTAGCAAGTATTGCTCTTAAAAATGCCGGCAAAGATGGAATGGAACTTAAAGATACTAATATTTATCTTTGGGGTGAAGACCAGTTAAATGTTTCAAAAGTTGCTGATAAATTTAGCGAAGCTAATCAAACATTTGAAATTAAAACCGCATTTATTGAAGGCGAAGTTGCTTCTGTTGATAAAGTAAAAGCTTTAGCTAAAATGCCTTCTCGCAATGAATTACTTGCAATGCTTTTGCAAGTTTGGAATGCACCAATTACCAATTTTACAATTGGATTAAATGCATTAAAAGAAAAAAAACAAGCTGAATAAAACAAATAAAAGGATAAATTATGGCAATAACTAAAGAAGATGTATTAGAGTTTATTTCTAATTTAAGTGTTCTTGAATTATCAGAATTAGTAAAAGAGTTCGAAGAAAAATTTGGTGTTTCTGCTGCTCCAGTTATGGTTGCAGGTGCTGCTGGAGTTGCAGGTGCTGCTGGTGCTGCTGCTGAAGAAAAAACAGAATTTGATATTGTTTTACAAGATGGTGGCGATAAAAAAATCAATGTTATTAAAGTAGTGCGTGCATTAACTGGATTAGGCTTAAAAGAAGCTAAAGATGCAGTTGAGCAAACTCCTTCAGTTCTTAAAGAAGGTGTAGCTAAAGCTGAAGCAGAAGAAGCTAAAAAACAACTTGAAGAAGCTGGCGCTAAGGTTGAGCTTAAGTAGTATATTTTTTAAAAGAAAGAGAGATATTCTCTTTCTTTTTTCCTTAAAATAAATAGGATTCTTTCTTTAATTAATACTTTTACCATGGGGTATAATAATATGTTAAACAAACAACTAGGAAATCGTCTAAGAATTGACTTCTCGAATGTTCCACAACAAATTGACATTCCAAACTTATTACAATTACAAAAAAAGAGTTTTGATTATTTTTTAAATTTAAATGATAAAAATACCGAAAGCGGGATTGAAAAAGTATTTAAATCGATATTTCCAATCCATGATCCACAAAATAGATTAAGTTTAGAATATGTAAGTAGTGAAGTAGGTAAGCCAAAATACACCATAAGAGAGTGTATGGAAAGAGGTTTAACTTATTCTGTAAATTTAAAAATGAAAATTCGTCTAACTTTACATGAAAAAGATGAAAAAACAGGTGAAAAAATAGGCATTAAAGATATAAAAGAACAAGAAATTTATATAAGAGAAATACCTTTAATGACAGATAGAATTTCTTTTATTATCAATGGGGTTGAAAGAGTTGTTGTAAATCAACTACACAGAAGCCCGGGTGTTATTTTTAAAGAAGAAGAAAGTTCTACTGTTGCAAATAAATTAGTATATACAGCACAAATCATCCCAGATCGTGGATCTTGGTTGTATTTTGAATATGATGCTAAAGATGTTCTTTATGTGCGTATTAATAAAAGAAGAAAAGTTCCTATAACAATTTTATTTAGAGCATTAGGGTATAAAAAACAAGATATAATAAAATTATTTTATCCTATACAAACTATACATGTAAAAAAAGATAAATTTTTAACCGAATTTAATCCAAATGATTTTTTAGATAGAGTTGAATATGATTTAAA
The genomic region above belongs to Campylobacter peloridis LMG 23910 and contains:
- the secE gene encoding preprotein translocase subunit SecE, which translates into the protein MEKLITYFKLSKAELGKVIWPLKEQVRNAYITVFVVVSVVSLFLALVDLIMSFSLSKIIG
- the nusG gene encoding transcription termination/antitermination protein NusG, translated to MNNHKWYAIQTYAGSEMAVKRAIENLVRDHGIQEQLLEVIVPTEDVIEFKNGKEKISERSLYSGYVFANIDLSTELWHKIQSLPKVGRFIGESKKPTPLSEKDINLILEKVKNKAAPKPKISFDKEESVRITEGPFANFTGIVEEYDMVRGVLKLNVSIFGRSTPVEILYSQVEKIV
- the rplK gene encoding 50S ribosomal protein L11; the protein is MAKKVVGEIKLQIAATKANPSPPVGPALGQQGVNIMEFCKAFNERTKDMAGYNIPVVITVYADKSFTFITKQPPATDLIKKAAGISKGTDNPLKNKVGKLTKAQVLEIVDKKIADMNTKDREQAAKIIMGSARSMGVEIVD
- the rplA gene encoding 50S ribosomal protein L1 translates to MSKNTKRFTELLKKIEADKIYQMDEAIGVVKTLASAKFDETVEIALKLNVDPRHADQMVRGSVVLPCGTGKKVRVAVIAKDAKADEAKNAGADIVGSDDLVEEIQKGNMNFDVLIATPNLMGLVGKVGRILGPKGLMPNPKTGTVTMDVAQAVNNAKNGQVNFRVDKQGNIHAGLGKVSFSKEQLKENITAFVKAINKHKPAAAKGRYIKNANLSLTMSPSISLDTQELLDTK
- the rplJ gene encoding 50S ribosomal protein L10 yields the protein MTKSQKIELVSKLEDGFKASEAVIVCNYKGLNTKKLEELRNNAREMDVKVQIIKNTLASIALKNAGKDGMELKDTNIYLWGEDQLNVSKVADKFSEANQTFEIKTAFIEGEVASVDKVKALAKMPSRNELLAMLLQVWNAPITNFTIGLNALKEKKQAE
- the rplL gene encoding 50S ribosomal protein L7/L12; the protein is MAITKEDVLEFISNLSVLELSELVKEFEEKFGVSAAPVMVAGAAGVAGAAGAAAEEKTEFDIVLQDGGDKKINVIKVVRALTGLGLKEAKDAVEQTPSVLKEGVAKAEAEEAKKQLEEAGAKVELK